Proteins encoded within one genomic window of Actinoplanes octamycinicus:
- a CDS encoding YciI family protein — MKFLIIMHINPAVLDALTDEEKAAIGEGHGRFMDAVKESGELITTQALVDPSQAAVVRVRDGQPVVTDGPFLEAKEFLGGFYFVDVEDKARAIELAAQIPDAAIEGLGVEVRQVMFADGLLEA, encoded by the coding sequence ATGAAGTTCCTGATCATCATGCACATCAACCCGGCTGTGCTGGACGCGCTGACCGATGAGGAGAAGGCGGCGATCGGGGAGGGGCACGGGCGGTTCATGGACGCGGTGAAGGAGTCCGGGGAGCTGATCACGACGCAGGCGCTGGTGGATCCGTCGCAGGCGGCGGTGGTGCGGGTGCGCGACGGGCAGCCGGTGGTGACCGACGGGCCGTTCCTGGAGGCGAAGGAGTTCCTGGGCGGCTTCTATTTCGTCGACGTGGAGGACAAGGCGCGGGCGATCGAGTTGGCGGCGCAGATCCCGGACGCGGCGATCGAGGGGCTCGGGGTCGAGGTGCGGCAGGTGATGTTCGCGGACGGGCTGCTGGAGGCGTGA
- a CDS encoding MFS transporter, whose product MRTNRTWLGLIILMLPTLIVAMDLTALLLALPALAADLGASNVEQLWISDSYGLVVAALVITMGTLGDRIGRRRLLLIGAAAFATLSLLAATVTSPTQLIVLRALLGVAGATLTPCTLALITTMFPDPHDRGRAIAAWATAQFTGGALGPVLAGLLLQHFRWGSIFLLAVPPMLLLLATGRLLLPEHRAEQPGRLDPASVALSLTAVLLLIYSLKQGTAGGTTAAPLTALLLGTATAWLFVRRQARLATPLLDLRLFRDRTVTTVIVALIGAGIAMAGTGLLVTQYLQGVLGYSPALAAVLFAPMGLGVAAGTMTAPAVARRLPAPTAIAAGLALSALGSLLLLAGSLPAIMLGITVLALGTGPLFALGTGQILAAVPPARAGAAAAMSETGNYFGGSLGFALLGVLAAVIYRTRMHGTSDSLAGALATSHQLPAAEATTLLHEARAAFTTSLHGTALTAALIFTALALLTHTTRRVPAPSAEPAVPVRPPAEARQHPSHGG is encoded by the coding sequence ATGAGAACCAACCGCACCTGGCTGGGACTGATCATCCTGATGCTGCCCACCCTGATCGTCGCCATGGACCTGACCGCGCTGCTGCTCGCCCTCCCGGCCCTCGCCGCCGACCTCGGCGCCAGCAACGTCGAACAACTGTGGATCAGCGACAGCTACGGCCTGGTGGTCGCCGCCCTGGTCATCACGATGGGCACCCTCGGCGACCGGATCGGCCGCCGACGACTGCTTCTGATCGGCGCGGCCGCCTTCGCCACCCTGTCGCTGCTGGCCGCCACCGTCACCAGCCCCACCCAGCTCATCGTCCTGCGCGCCCTGCTCGGGGTGGCCGGCGCCACCCTCACCCCGTGCACCCTCGCCCTGATCACCACCATGTTCCCGGACCCGCACGACCGCGGCCGCGCCATCGCCGCCTGGGCCACCGCCCAGTTCACCGGCGGCGCCCTCGGCCCGGTCCTGGCCGGCCTGCTGCTGCAGCACTTCCGGTGGGGTTCGATCTTCCTGCTCGCCGTCCCGCCGATGCTGCTCCTGCTGGCCACCGGCCGCCTCCTGCTCCCGGAACACCGCGCCGAGCAGCCCGGCCGCCTCGACCCGGCCAGCGTGGCCCTCTCCCTCACCGCCGTCCTGCTGCTGATCTACAGCCTCAAACAGGGGACCGCCGGCGGCACGACCGCCGCCCCGCTCACCGCCCTGCTGCTGGGCACGGCAACCGCATGGCTTTTCGTACGACGTCAAGCCCGTCTCGCCACCCCCCTGCTCGACCTGCGCCTGTTCCGCGATCGCACGGTCACCACCGTGATCGTCGCCCTGATCGGCGCCGGCATCGCGATGGCCGGCACCGGACTGCTCGTCACCCAGTACCTGCAAGGCGTCCTCGGCTACTCCCCCGCCCTGGCCGCCGTCCTGTTCGCCCCGATGGGCCTCGGCGTCGCCGCCGGCACGATGACCGCCCCCGCCGTGGCCCGCCGGCTGCCCGCACCGACCGCCATCGCCGCCGGCCTGGCCCTGTCCGCCCTCGGCAGTCTCCTGCTGCTGGCCGGCTCCCTACCCGCCATCATGCTCGGCATCACGGTCCTCGCCCTCGGCACCGGCCCCCTGTTCGCCCTCGGCACCGGCCAGATCCTCGCCGCCGTCCCACCCGCCCGCGCCGGAGCCGCCGCTGCCATGTCCGAAACCGGCAACTACTTCGGCGGCTCCCTCGGCTTCGCCCTGCTCGGCGTCCTCGCCGCCGTCATCTACCGCACCCGCATGCACGGCACCTCCGACTCCCTGGCCGGCGCGCTGGCCACCAGCCACCAGCTACCCGCCGCCGAAGCCACCACCCTGCTGCACGAGGCCCGGGCCGCCTTCACCACCAGCCTGCACGGCACCGCCCTGACCGCGGCCCTGATCTTCACCGCCCTCGCCCTGCTGACCCACACCACCCGCCGCGTTCCCGCCCCTTCGGCCGAACCGGCGGTTCCTGTCAGACCGCCCGCCGAGGCTCGGCAGCACCCCTCCCATGGAGGATGA
- a CDS encoding helix-turn-helix transcriptional regulator, translating to MNHEAGRWLDIIGSLLREPLTDFPHDRLLRQLITTFAAGSGCWTYRTPGGSLGGMKLHPGFSRAAWLTFVDGRLHEHPLVRWFSVTGQSAAWTVARVPACLVDRRYGEWRERTESFGLRHQMAVPIFYGPAAMAVFVVARQDEDFTDGDVHLAHRLQPLLTGVARQARVLARLAPESSAAGRQADVTLTGRETAVLALTAHGLTAVAVSHRLGVSPRTVHKHLEHIYAKLRTRDRLSAVLKAGRLGLLPDADRTEY from the coding sequence CACGACCGCTTGCTGCGGCAGCTGATCACCACGTTTGCCGCCGGATCGGGCTGCTGGACGTATCGCACGCCGGGCGGATCCCTCGGCGGGATGAAGCTGCATCCGGGCTTTTCCCGGGCTGCCTGGCTCACCTTCGTCGACGGCCGCTTGCACGAGCATCCTTTGGTCCGGTGGTTCAGTGTCACCGGCCAGTCGGCCGCGTGGACCGTGGCGCGGGTTCCGGCCTGTCTCGTCGATCGCCGGTACGGCGAATGGCGCGAGCGCACCGAGTCGTTCGGCCTGCGTCACCAGATGGCGGTTCCGATCTTCTACGGCCCCGCGGCGATGGCGGTGTTCGTGGTGGCTCGGCAGGACGAAGACTTCACCGACGGCGACGTCCACCTCGCTCACCGGCTGCAACCGCTGCTGACTGGCGTGGCGCGGCAGGCCCGTGTGTTGGCCCGGCTCGCACCGGAGTCTTCGGCCGCCGGCCGCCAGGCGGACGTGACGCTCACCGGCCGGGAGACAGCTGTGCTCGCCCTCACCGCCCATGGCCTGACGGCGGTCGCCGTGAGCCACCGATTGGGTGTCTCCCCCCGCACGGTGCACAAGCACCTAGAACATATCTACGCCAAGCTGCGGACCAGGGACCGGCTGAGCGCCGTGTTGAAAGCCGGCCGTCTGGGTCTGCTGCCGGACGCTGACAGGACCGAGTACTGA